TGATGATAATTTGAATGGATGAATCTGGAAACTTGGGGTGTGTGGGGTGAATGTATTTGTCACGAAAAGttccctctgttttcctttcagaATCAAACAATCCAACACACTACGTTTACACCAACAGGGAGAGCTCTTACAACTACCTTCAACCCAACTCCAGCAGCTTCTAGTTCGGTTGTAATATGTAAGTTCAAATTTCTCTCAATTACACGACAGGAACTCATTTCTTCAACGTCTAAATTCAACCCTTTCTTTTTGGTTTGTGCAGGGGCAGTGCCATTAACCATCCTGATTTGCATCACGCTCTTGTTGATATCTGCTTACATCATCTACATGAAGCGAAACCAAGGTTTGAATATTGAAAGGGAAGCTGTAGATAGAGATAAGAGCAGGGAAGTGGAACGAGTTTTTTACGTTAGGGTGTAATTTTACAGCAGTTCTGATGTTCTTTACAAACGTGTGTTTTTCATGCTCGGGGTGAACGCAGGTCGACGCCCAGTACTGCATTTCAGCAAAAGGTCTTCATTGGCTAAAGAAGGATTCGCTCCCCTCTCTGCTCCGGCCTGCAACAACGACGTTCTCAGTGAGTGGAAGTTCCtggaaaatatgtaaaactaCTGCTATACTGCAATACTCCCAATACTTCTACCTTTTCTTGATATGATCTTCTGTGATGATGTTAAAGGGGAATTCCATTATTTTTTCAACTTCACCCTCACTGATACGTTTCCACCTCGGCCTGCCTGCACCAACCCAGGTCTCACAAGGGCACGGTCACAAATACATGACAAACTTTTTAGCAATTGCCATTCATCTCACCCACATTGACATAGGATCCAAGTTGAAAAATACCATAAATAAATACCAgaagtttaaagttttaaagaccCCTGCATGTCTGAGACAGGCCTCAAAAGTATCAATTAACTGAGTAGGAGCCTGTGTAATGTAAAGTGGCTGCTTATCAGCATCCTAGCTGCACAAACCATTGTGTTTATCACCAGTATTACAACCCATCATTGTTAACAGCGTACACATTTTTTCTGTAGGTCCTGACATCCTGGCAGCACCTTTACAGACAGTGCTGAACAACCTGGATGTTTTGGAGGAGTTGGTGATTTTGTTAGATCCGGAGAGTCGATTAGTGAAAAACACCAAGCACCTAGCATCGCAGTGCTCCTTCCCCTCCACCTGGATCACTTACACCTACTCCATGAAGGACAGCCAGAGCCCCCTGAAGGCCGTGCTGGAGCGGGTCACCAGCAGCAACCCTGACTGGACAGTGGGACACCTGGCCAAGCTGCTCAGTCAAATGGAGCGCAATGATGCAATCGCCGTTCTCGCCCAACTCGAACTGCCCGATTCACCCGTGTAGTCTTCCTGCACTGGTGACTTCAGAGATGCAGCCtgcaaaaatgtaatcattCCTGTGAGATGAACACTTTTAAATGTTAACTTCTAACTCAAAGAGACAATGGAAAAGGTGAGGTACAACTCCGGTTCTGACCACATTTGATTTTGTCCTGAGTGAGTGAGAAATGTCAAATGGCTCAGATGGGCAGCGTCGATACAAAGATACTGCCATGTCTGATTAGCTGCCGCTTTTGTCCACAGGTGCCTTCTCTCTGCAAGCTGAGCTGATGACTAGGACTTTGTTTTGAAACTATAAATTCATGacaagtttgacatttttctaaaaATCTTCTTTAACCACTGGTTTGTAACTAaacaatgaaatacaataaTCAATATTATTCAACAAATCTCTAGAATATTCCAATAAACGCTAACTGCTTCAcacaaagaaaattgtttttgttcaaacaTCTTAACATCTTTATTAGGCAAAtgacattataaataaaaaaaagtgcataGAAAAATTAAACCGGTTTAGAAATATgtatacaaatatttacaaactCAGGGTTTATTTGTACATGGTAACAAAGACGTAAATTTAAAGATCACATATCTTCTCAT
Above is a genomic segment from Hippoglossus stenolepis isolate QCI-W04-F060 chromosome 8, HSTE1.2, whole genome shotgun sequence containing:
- the igflr1 gene encoding IGF-like family receptor 1 encodes the protein MGYSEKCHDLTYYDRTTATCVPCEFKPGHAVNPNCGRDDAGGRHDVRHRKCEDNFFNDGSRARCVPCTSCPPGSNVIKTCNSTTDTECEKPRGLTTEVPVKNQTIQHTTFTPTGRALTTTFNPTPAASSSVVIWAVPLTILICITLLLISAYIIYMKRNQGRRPVLHFSKRSSLAKEGFAPLSAPACNNDVLSPDILAAPLQTVLNNLDVLEELVILLDPESRLVKNTKHLASQCSFPSTWITYTYSMKDSQSPLKAVLERVTSSNPDWTVGHLAKLLSQMERNDAIAVLAQLELPDSPV